Proteins encoded together in one Zonotrichia leucophrys gambelii isolate GWCS_2022_RI chromosome 1, RI_Zleu_2.0, whole genome shotgun sequence window:
- the GPR34 gene encoding probable G-protein coupled receptor 34, which translates to MDATSAAIPIIGPHKEEFWSNQTNLTINASESHNHASCSLDDNNSLSLALIVFYSIIFVVGLVGNIVALFAFLCIHHKRNSIQVYLLNVAVADLLLIFCLPFRILYHVTNRWMFGQAFCKVVGTLFYMNMYISIVLLGLISLDRYIKITKSVRRPRMLCTTRSVQICVTVWAIALAGFIVVVAPSFFKTEGSNSTKCFHYRSKQNAEKTEAILNCITVLIFWIVFFLLILSYVKIAKNLLKISRRRANFPNAGKYTKTARNSFIVLIIFTICFVPYHMFRVVYITSQLQSPSCYWMQVIHTCNEVMLIFSSFNSCLDPVMYFLMSRSVRKTVFQLICRKLHGEKSLNLESTSDIKLGQYAQERLSSTTPHSSYSRKKSVI; encoded by the coding sequence ATGGATGCAACTTCAGCTGCTATACCAATCATTGGGCCACACAAGGAAGAATTCTGGAGTAACCAAACCAACCTGACCATAAATGCCTCAGAAAGTCACAATCATGCCAGCTGTTCCTTGGATGACAACAACTCACTGTCACTTGCTTTGATAGTTTTTTACTccattatttttgttgttggaTTGGTTGGAAATATTGTAGCCCTGTTTGCTTTCCTGTGCATTCATCACAAGAGGAATTCTATCCAAGTTTACTTGCTAAACGTGGCTGTTGCAGACCTCCTGCTCAtcttctgccttcccttccGGATCCTCTATCATGTCACCAACCGCTGGATGTTTGGGCAGGCTTTTTGCAAGGTTGTGGGAACTCTGTTCTACATGAACATGTACATTAGCATAGTACTGCTGGGACTAATTAGTCTGGACCGTTATATAAAAATAACGAAGTCTGTGAGGCGTCCAAGGATGCTCTGCACCACCCGGAGCGTGCAGATCTGCGTCACGGTGTGGGCCATTGCACTGGCAGGATTTATAGTGGTGGTTGCTCCATCTTTCTTTAAGACTGAGGGCAGCAACTCTACCAAGTGCTTTCATTACCGAAGCAAACAGAATGCAGAGAAGACAGAAGCAATTTTAAATTGTATCACTGTGCTGAttttttggattgtttttttccttttgatactTTCGTATGTTAAAATTGCCAAGAACCTTCTGAAAATTTCGAGGAGAAGGGCAAATTTTCCCAATGCAGGAAAATACACCAAGACAGCAAGAAATTCCTTTATTGTTCTCATAATTTTCACCATCTGTTTCGTGCCTTATCACATGTTCAGGGTTGTCTACATCACATCACAGTTACAATCCCCATCCTGTTACTGGATGCAGGTCATTCACACGTGCAATGAGGTGATGCTCATATTTTCATCATTTAACAGCTGCCTAGACCCAGTCATGTATTTCCTAATGTCCAGAAGTGTCCGTAAGACTGTATTCCAACTGATTTGCAGAAAACTTCatggagagaaaagcctaaacCTGGAGAGCACTTCAGACATAAAACTTGGCCAATATGCTCAAGAGCGATTATCCAGCACCACTCCTCACTCCAGCTACTCAAGGAAGAAGTCTGTGATTTGA